Within the Rosa rugosa chromosome 2, drRosRugo1.1, whole genome shotgun sequence genome, the region CGCAGTACGTGGGTATGATATCCATATCCACAATTCTTTAATTTGGTGCGTGGCATTTGCCCACATTTGTTGTATTGTCGCGGGTGAATTTACACATTATTGGAGCTGGAAATGACCACGTACAACTGCAGCTGCACTGGGGCTAATTAGTTTAATATCCTATAAGAACCCAACGAACACCTGACAAGATTTTGTGAGGTTGTGAGTAGTTGGCGGGTGTATTTATTAAATACGTCCTGCATAGAACTCTGGCCAATCGGTGAAGTTTACTTATGGCTATATAAACCCGGCCATCACATTAGGTTTTGAAATTATTCGATCATCCAAATTAAGCATTAAGTCAAGTGCACTACTCGACCAAAGCTAGACTTCATTCCCTCTATCACttctaattttaattattttcttaaatgGAGTTGGAGAGCATGCTGGCATACCTACGTAATAAGACCATTTTGATTACTGGAGCCACTGGTTTCCTTGCAATGGGTACgatagctctctctctctctctctctctcatcaattTGTGACGTTAATGTATTATGCAGTATTCGTAGAGAAAATTTTGAGGGTTCAACCTGACGTCAAGAGGCTTTATCTTCTTTTAAGAACAACTGATGCTGAATCTGCTGCATATCGAATGAAGAATGAGGTATTCTATAACATGCACAACTACATAGTCGTTAATTATTTAAGAATCAAAAATGGCAAGCACACATGCATACAATAACAGTGTAATTTTGAAGAGCTAGAGTTTACTAGTTTACTTTGAATTTATGCATCAAGATCTTAGGGAAGGAGTTGTTCAAGGTTCTGAGAGAAACACGGGGTGAAGATTTTGACTCCTTTATATCTCAAAAAGTCGTTGCTCTACCGGGAGACGTAAGTTTTGAAAACCTGGGAGTGAAGGATGTCATACTGATGGAAAATATGTGCACTGAGATACAAATCATAGTGAGTTCTGCAGCAAATACCAAGTTTGATGAGAGGTAACAAATACATGCCACACAAATATCCAACTTTCTATAGttaaatttgttttttcttaCACTAGTTCCATCTTTGATGTTTTCTTCCGCATAAGGTAAATTTTATTGGAGAGCGAAAATCTCACATCTGAAAagtgacaaaataaaatataacttataagtgggtgacttATTTCTAATGTACTGAGGCCTTTTTTGGGTGTAGAGAAGTGGGTGGTTACAGGTCTAGAATcgggttagtttttttttttttttatcggataaacaactcaaatgctacaattagtttttcgtgagtcgaactcacaacctcccacttacgacGGGGaaactatgccactagaccaaatggtactgggcggTATAGTTAGTTtctgaaaataataaattttcttattaattgcttatttgagttttgattttctttttctctgacAATTTGAAACATATATAAagttatttaatatttagagtaaaaaagtaaaaaaattcaattatggTGAGCAAGCCTTATTCTCTTAAATATAGTATAgatatagaaaaaataaaagacgatattttttttttcaaaaatttaatttGGTAAAATATGTtgacatgattttttttttttgacatgaAAGTTGAAGTAGGAATTTCTGACAAATAACATTAAGTGGAATTTCTGACAAATGTCAGGCACTAATAAAGCCCTTTTCATTCTAGGCCTGTTTGACTgtcattttcttgttcttctacCTGACTGCTTTCTCTGCCCCGTCTGTCTTTCTATCTCGTTCTTCCATTATTATTACCCATCAATCTTTTTTGTATATATTACATGCAAATGTGATAACTTATATATAATAGAAAgcttttcttgttttggtgATCAAATAAGTGTATAACTTTTGTACCTAGTGACCTGCAAACATTCTCCATTATTCTTGGCACCCTATACTGGTTCTaatattatgataaaaaatTCTTCACATATTAGGATAATTGTTAAACATTAGCTAAATGCATATATATGGTTATCTCACATTAGTAaaatcatcatatatatatatatatatatatatatatatatatatatatttgctggGTTTGCAGATATGATATATCCTTGAGCATCAATACGTTTGGAGTTCTGCACATGTTGGGCTTTGCAAACAAATGCTTAAAACTAGAGATGCTTCTCCACATATCAACTGGTAGTATTTATATCTTTTACTGTTCTAATTAATTAAGATTGCGTAACTTACATAACATTTTCTATTCTAAATAATTAGTACTAGCAAGCAGGAACCCGTACCCTATGTGTGtgggagaaaagaaaacaaaaactgaaacGTAGTGGGTAATTTttgaatccttttttttttttttttttccttttttcttttcctttgtgaACTGACTTTTTGTGTCATGTTTAAATAATTCAATTATAAAGGTTTTTAAATATTTGAGGGTTAAAACCGTAAAAAAaatctctctttttatttttttctttccatgtCTCAGTCCTTGGATTTGCATAACTAATTAGTGGTACGTGTTTTCCAGCATATGTGTGTGGTGAAGATGTCGGACTCATACTAGAAGACTCAACTTCAATGAATAAGAGGGTCAAGGAGATGCCTAGATCTGATTTCGAAGTAGTAGAAAAGAACCTAGTGAATGAAAAATTGAATGAATTGAGAACACAAGATGCTTCAGAAGAAGTTATTACAAATACAATGAAGGATCTCGGCATTGAAAGGTCTTAGTCATCAACCTACTTACTTTTGCAGTATTCAAAATTTTTATTAGTTAATaatctctctcattctttaaaCTTAGTTTTCTCCAAGTTgtgatgaaaataaaaaaggaagagaaaatacTTTAAAGATTTCCTTCTATACAACTTAATTTGTAGGGCTAAACTACATGGATGGCCAAACACCTATGTGTTTACAAAGGCGATGGGAGAAGTACTCTTAAGTCATCACTCTAAAAACAATCTGCCTTTTGTCATTGTACGTCCACCTATAGTTTCCAGCACATACAGTGAACCATTTCCAGGTTGGGTTCAAGGTTACAGGTATGAGAGTCCATGCACTTCAAAACACTTGTTTGGGAATTGAGAAATACTGTTAACCCCTATAGCTTATGAGAGGTTAATGATATTTCTCCATAAACCTCTATTACTTGTTTGATTTGGTCCCTAATCAGGTCAATACTAAATTTGTGTATACATGTGTTCAATGGATATCTGGGTGGTTAAAGAACTGTTGATAGCGTAATTGCTGGTTATTGTAAAGGAAAGCTGACATGCCTACTTCTTGATCCTATGACAGTATGTGATATGGTGAGTTTAAGTGTATGTATTCATTCTGCATAAATAAAAAAGAGTATAAGTATTCATACTTGGTGTATTTTAAACTTGATTATATGTGAGGCAAAATATGGTGATTCATATAGCACCTAGGGTCTATGAAGAACAAATTAATGTAACCCTTGAGTTTATAATATATTGCTACTATCTAGAaggaaacaagaaaataaataagTTAATTATTTCTTTTATGTCAAAGGGTATCTAATTATGTTTGTAAGCAGATTCCTGTGGATATGGTGGTAAATTCAATGATAGCAGCGATCGTGGTGAATGCAAATAAATCATCCAACATCATTTACCATGTGGGAAGCTCACTAAGAAATCCAATAAAATTCAATGATATTCGTAGTTTTGTAATGAAATACTTCACCAAATATCCATGGATTAACAAGGATGAAAAACCTGTCGTAGCGAGGAAGATCCGAATATTCAAGAGCATGGCTACTTTTCATATGTACATGAAAATTCGCTACTCACTTCCTTTGAAGGTTTGTTCTAACCACTCACTAGATTATATAATTAACATGAAGAAAAGTTACTTAATCTTAAATCAATTAATACATTAATCTCAAACTTTTGATATAATGGTAGAAACTCCTTACTTAGCATACCACTAGAGAGAATGCTTGAATCTCTTGATATATGCTTAGAGGAAGTTCTGCctttaagagaagaaaaattgtcaACCAAAACAAGATGTATGCTTAGATGGGTGGGTcattatatataatattttttcatATTTCATCTTCTATTCATCAATAAGATAATGTCGTATACTcattaataaaaaattgaaaaagaacaaCGTCGGTCAACAAGATCTTGTAGTTCATAAATTTAATTTCATTCTATTTTCCAGGGATTAAAGTTGGTGAACAAAGTATCTGGCCAATGTTTCCAAGATATATATGTCAAGTATAACCAGAAACTCAGATTGGTGATGCGCATGGTGGAGCTATACCGTCCCTATATGCTATTTAAGGGCATGTACGTATGCTTTTAACTGGTTATAATTAAAC harbors:
- the LOC133727982 gene encoding alcohol-forming fatty acyl-CoA reductase-like yields the protein MELESMLAYLRNKTILITGATGFLAMVFVEKILRVQPDVKRLYLLLRTTDAESAAYRMKNEILGKELFKVLRETRGEDFDSFISQKVVALPGDVSFENLGVKDVILMENMCTEIQIIVSSAANTKFDERYDISLSINTFGVLHMLGFANKCLKLEMLLHISTAYVCGEDVGLILEDSTSMNKRVKEMPRSDFEVVEKNLVNEKLNELRTQDASEEVITNTMKDLGIERAKLHGWPNTYVFTKAMGEVLLSHHSKNNLPFVIVRPPIVSSTYSEPFPGWVQGYRTVDSVIAGYCKGKLTCLLLDPMTVCDMIPVDMVVNSMIAAIVVNANKSSNIIYHVGSSLRNPIKFNDIRSFVMKYFTKYPWINKDEKPVVARKIRIFKSMATFHMYMKIRYSLPLKGLKLVNKVSGQCFQDIYVKYNQKLRLVMRMVELYRPYMLFKGIFDDTNTEKLRKITREGYIEVQDFNFDPTCIDWEDYIMNTHIPGFLKHVLIN